Part of the Acidimicrobiia bacterium genome, CGCTTTGATGATCGAGCAGCCTATTTCCGTGCCATTCGACGTGAACGGGCCTTCCGAAAAGCACAAGAAATAGGTTCTTAGTCCGCCTTAGAGTGAGCGACTGATGATCTCTTTCATGATCTCGGTAGTGCCACCATAAATTCGGGTTATACGGGCGTCCATGTAGGCACGCGCAATGGGATATTCGGTCATGTAGCCATAACCTCCGTGGAGCTGCACGCCTTGGTCGACCGCACGGCCCTGTAGCTCGGTACACCACCATTTGGCCATGGCAGCGTCTTCGGCACTTAAGCGATCTTGGTTTAACAAAGCTACACAACGGTCGATGAAACTTTGACCAACTTCGACCTCGGTGGCCAAGGTTGCAAGGGCGAATCGAGTGTTTTGAAAACTGCTAATGGGTGCGCCGAAAGCTTGGCGTTCTTTGGTGTATTCAACGCTCCAGTCCAAGGCTGCCTTGGCCGCCGCCACCCCAGCAACGGCGATTGATAGCCGTTCTTGTGCGAGATTGGTCATGAGTAGCTTGAAGCCTTCGCCCTCGGCCCCAAGAAGGTTGGCAACCGGGACGCGGGCATCACTGAAAGCCAACTCCGCCGTATCTTGGGCGTGCATACCGATTTTCTCGAGGTTTCGGCCCCGGCTGAAACCGGGCGTGTCTCGCTCGATAACCAACAGCGACATTCCGCGATGCTTCTGGGTGGCGTCAGTCTTAACGGCGGTTATTACCAAATCGGCGTTGATTCCGTTGGTGATAAACGTCTTCGACCCGTTGACCAGGTAGTAGTCGCCGTCTCGGATGGCAGTGGTAGAAATGTTGGCGAGATCGGAACCAGTACCAGGTTCAGTCATGGCAATTGCCGTTATCAGCTCGCCCGAGCAGATACCTGGCAGCCATCTAGACTTTTGCTCGTCGTTGGTGAGGTCGCGGAAATAGGGCACACAAATATCGTTGTGCAACGTTATACCCAAGCCCGAGCCGCCAAGGCCGGCTCGCTGCACTTCTTCGTTTATTATTTGGTTGTAACGGAAATCGCGGGTTCCCCCGCCGCCGTGTTCTTCGGGTAAATCAATGCCTAAGAAACCAGCGGCACCGGCCTTTAGGAACAACTCGCGGTCGACAACACCTTCTTTTTCCCATCGTTCAATGTTGGGTACGGCTTCACGTTCAAAGAACTCTCGAATGCTAGAGCGAAACATGTCGTGCTCAGCCTCGAATACATCTCGTTCCATCACATTCCCTTTGCTTAACGTGCTTTCGGTCTTTCAGACTAATAGCGTTTCGAGAATCAACCCTAAGAACTGGCATGCCCTAATCCGATATGATGTAAAACTGATCTAGGATATCAACCAACAAGACAAACTATGCACAAGATCTTTTCTGATCACCAACAACGCTGCGCTGTCACCCTGGCGGCTATTTCAAGAGGGCGAGCTTTGTTATGACTATGGGTTCTGCCAAGGTACGCTGGCTTTTAGCCGGGCAGGAACTGTTACGAACCGGTGGGATTCGCTCGGTGAAGTTAGACGCACTCTGTGAAGAGGCTGGGCTAACCACCGGCAGCTTCTACCATCATTTTCGTAATATCGCCACCTATCGAAACGAACTGGCCACCTTCTACGGTGGTGATCAAGTTCGCGAGCTGATCTCAAGCATTACCGTGGCCGACCCCCTTGAGCGACTTGAGGCTGTGGCCGAGCTCGCCCACAACAAATCTCTCGGGCCGCTCGATATTGCCATGCGTGATTGGGCTGGCAGTGACCAACGAGCAGCCGCGGCGGTCGAGGCCGCCGACTTTGCCATGCTCGAACATTTTGCCCAACTCTTTGAAGACCTAGGGCATCGCCAAGATGAAGCTCGACTTCGAGCACTACTGCTCCTCTCGGCTGGCGTTAGTCGTGTTCACAATCCGTGGAAAGTTCCGAACGTGACCTCGACGCTTCTAAAACTGCTGGCGGGCCGCTGTATCGAGTTGAATCAAAGGCGCTAGGTCGGAAAACCAGAGCCCAACCACTAACCTCGGTGTGAAGGAATTCACTTTTGATTCCTGTCATACACCAATTGGGGGGTGTTCAGTGGACAGCATTGCATTGCATCAACAAGTGCTTGATGCGACCGAACGGGCGCGAGCCAGCATGACCCTGCAAAACGTTCCCATCAACGTCTATGAAAGCTCGGCAGCAATGGTGGTTGTGGCACCATTTCCGACGGTTCAACCCGATGATGTAGTTATTGAGCTGGCCGATGGCAAGCTTCGAATCTTTGGCGAGCTGCGAAGCGCTGGGCCGAGACAGTACTTGATTCAGGAATGGAAGTACGGCGGCTACGAACGAGAAATTGATGTTCCCGCTGGCTTTGGCGCTGGCCTTGAGGCGTCGCTTTCACAAGGGCAACTAGCCGTTCGCGTATTGCGGGGCGAGCCAAGCACAGCACCACTAAGAATCCAGCCTGCCGATACTGCGCTGGCTCTGGATTAAATCAGCAGATCAGCCGTCGGGTGAACATCCAATCGGCTAACGAGCTAAACAAACGGCCATGAAACGCCAAGTCGTCGAGCGGTTGCTGGCGCAACCAGGTTAAATGGGTGCGCCGCCCGCTGCTGGTTGTGTTTAATCGTTTTCCAAAACTATTAACGTCGTTTCTAATGTTTGGTGTTGTCAAGCCGATCTCAAAGGTCAATGTAGGAAGGGTTGCACCACGTCCTACCCGCTCTTGTTACTCGTCGCAGGTTCAGCACCGCAGCTCGGGCCTTGAGGAGTCGTGTCCCAGAAAGATTTTCTTATGGCCAAAACTTCAGTACTAGCGACCGGCGTCGAACGATCATTTGATCTAGATGAGGTAATTGTCTCTAAGACCGACCTCCAGGGTCGATTAACTTACGTTAATGACGTGTTCATCAGAGTCTCTGCTTACAGCGAGTCAGAACTAATTGGTAAACCTCATAACGTTATCCGACATCCTGAAATGCCTCGTAGCATCTTTCAACTACTTTGGGACACCATTAGGCATGGCAAAGAACTATTTGCATACATAAACAACCTGGCCGCTGATGGCGCATATTACTGGGTATTTGCTCACATAACACCGAGTTTAGACACTCAAGGAAATGTTCTTGGATATCATTCAAACCGTCGAGTGCCTGACCGAGATGCCATAAATGAAGTGAGCCAGCTCTATTCAATGTTACTCACTCAAGAAAAGCTTGCGGGTCGAGGCAGAGCGAGCATTGATGCTGGCACCGATCTATTGCAACAAACTCTCGCTCGACAAAATCAAACCTACGATGAATACGTCTGGGGTTTAGCTACAAAGTCAGTAGAGAGACTGTGATGTTCAAGATGTCGACACTGAAGAAACCTGGAAGCACTAAACGACAACAGTTTAGACAACAATTAGAGCTCTTCGAAACAGCCATAGCGACCATAACATCCGTTTGTCGGCGAACTAGCCAAGGCGATTTAGAAGTACGGGTTCCGAAGCTTACCGACGATAACCTGCTGATCCCAGCTCTAGAGGAAGTACGTTGGGCTATAAATTCATTAATCGATAACACCGACGCCTACGTTCGAGAGTCAAGTGCAACCCTACAGGCAGCGGCGGAAGGTAGGTTCTACCGACAGTTCCTAACCCGGGGCACACAAGGCGCATTTACCACGGGTGCCAAAACCATTAATTACGCCTACAATGAAATGCGTTCGGCCGATGGCCTCATACTTGATGTGGCATCGAAAGTTAGTGAGGCATCCACCGACTTAAGCAACTCTGCTGGTGCCCTGGCTACTTCGGTAGGTATCGGTGTATCTGAATCAAAAGCGGCTAGAGAAACTGTCGTCCTTTTAGAAGAGGCGTCAAAACAAATAGAAGAAGCGGCAACCCTTATACAGAAGG contains:
- a CDS encoding Hsp20/alpha crystallin family protein, with translation MDSIALHQQVLDATERARASMTLQNVPINVYESSAAMVVVAPFPTVQPDDVVIELADGKLRIFGELRSAGPRQYLIQEWKYGGYEREIDVPAGFGAGLEASLSQGQLAVRVLRGEPSTAPLRIQPADTALALD
- a CDS encoding PAS domain-containing protein — its product is MAKTSVLATGVERSFDLDEVIVSKTDLQGRLTYVNDVFIRVSAYSESELIGKPHNVIRHPEMPRSIFQLLWDTIRHGKELFAYINNLAADGAYYWVFAHITPSLDTQGNVLGYHSNRRVPDRDAINEVSQLYSMLLTQEKLAGRGRASIDAGTDLLQQTLARQNQTYDEYVWGLATKSVERL
- a CDS encoding acyl-CoA dehydrogenase family protein; protein product: MERDVFEAEHDMFRSSIREFFEREAVPNIERWEKEGVVDRELFLKAGAAGFLGIDLPEEHGGGGTRDFRYNQIINEEVQRAGLGGSGLGITLHNDICVPYFRDLTNDEQKSRWLPGICSGELITAIAMTEPGTGSDLANISTTAIRDGDYYLVNGSKTFITNGINADLVITAVKTDATQKHRGMSLLVIERDTPGFSRGRNLEKIGMHAQDTAELAFSDARVPVANLLGAEGEGFKLLMTNLAQERLSIAVAGVAAAKAALDWSVEYTKERQAFGAPISSFQNTRFALATLATEVEVGQSFIDRCVALLNQDRLSAEDAAMAKWWCTELQGRAVDQGVQLHGGYGYMTEYPIARAYMDARITRIYGGTTEIMKEIISRSL
- a CDS encoding TetR/AcrR family transcriptional regulator; translated protein: MTMGSAKVRWLLAGQELLRTGGIRSVKLDALCEEAGLTTGSFYHHFRNIATYRNELATFYGGDQVRELISSITVADPLERLEAVAELAHNKSLGPLDIAMRDWAGSDQRAAAAVEAADFAMLEHFAQLFEDLGHRQDEARLRALLLLSAGVSRVHNPWKVPNVTSTLLKLLAGRCIELNQRR
- a CDS encoding methyl-accepting chemotaxis protein; the protein is MSTLKKPGSTKRQQFRQQLELFETAIATITSVCRRTSQGDLEVRVPKLTDDNLLIPALEEVRWAINSLIDNTDAYVRESSATLQAAAEGRFYRQFLTRGTQGAFTTGAKTINYAYNEMRSADGLILDVASKVSEASTDLSNSAGALATSVGIGVSESKAARETVVLLEEASKQIEEAATLIQKVAAQTKLLAFNATIEAARAGEAGKGFNVVATEIRHLADATSESGSQIVQNIRQTQTAAAAASDAIAKISNVIQDIDRQADEISVAANGSGSQDDGLANLSELLRTRLADVVNDKRAFS